One genomic region from Haloterrigena gelatinilytica encodes:
- a CDS encoding nicotinamide-nucleotide adenylyltransferase, protein MTRGFYIGRFQPFHNGHLSMVEQIAEDVDELVLGIGSADDSHTVRNPFTAGERIMMITKSLVDYDLVTYAVPIEDLERNSVWVSHVQSMSPDFDVAYSNNPLVIQLFREADIDIRQSPMFNREVLEGSEVRERMITGGDWESLVPEPVVDTVDEIGGIERIQMISDSDSNGD, encoded by the coding sequence ATGACCCGGGGGTTCTACATCGGCCGGTTTCAGCCCTTCCACAACGGCCACCTCAGCATGGTCGAACAGATCGCCGAGGACGTCGACGAGCTCGTGCTCGGGATCGGGAGCGCCGACGACTCACACACCGTGCGCAACCCGTTCACGGCGGGCGAACGCATCATGATGATCACGAAGTCGCTCGTCGACTACGACCTCGTCACCTACGCCGTGCCGATCGAGGACTTAGAACGGAACTCGGTGTGGGTGAGCCACGTCCAGAGCATGAGCCCGGACTTCGACGTCGCCTACTCGAACAATCCGCTGGTCATCCAGCTGTTCCGCGAGGCCGACATCGACATCCGCCAGTCCCCGATGTTCAACCGGGAGGTTCTGGAGGGTAGCGAGGTCCGCGAGCGGATGATCACGGGCGGCGACTGGGAGTCGCTGGTCCCCGAACCGGTCGTCGACACCGTCGACGAGATCGGCGGCATCGAACGCATCCAGATGATCAGCGACTCGGATTCGAACGGCGACTGA
- a CDS encoding SAM hydrolase/SAM-dependent halogenase family protein — protein MITLASDFGTPYPAAMKGVLCRRTDARLVDVAHDFPRQDVRAAAFWLREVLPYFPPAVHLVVVDPGVGTDRNAIVVRAGEHALVGPDNGVLLPAARRLVGGRDAALETYVVDETRLDPVEPAGGSFGPSATALSADSDAGENEGGGREGPASATFHGRDVFAPAAADVHEAGVDALADLEWLDPLDGDPVDCSLPEPTLEDDRAVGEVLVVDDFGNVITNVPGDVLAGRDRIVANGETVPVGETFAAVPVGERLATVGSHGYVELDVNRGRGDEAFGLAVGDEVVLESAGTDRAN, from the coding sequence ATGATCACGCTCGCGTCGGATTTCGGGACGCCGTACCCCGCGGCGATGAAGGGAGTGCTCTGTCGGCGAACGGACGCCAGACTGGTCGACGTCGCCCACGATTTCCCCCGGCAGGACGTCCGCGCCGCCGCGTTCTGGCTCCGCGAGGTGCTACCGTACTTTCCGCCGGCCGTGCACCTCGTCGTGGTCGACCCGGGCGTCGGCACCGACCGCAACGCGATCGTCGTTCGCGCGGGCGAGCACGCGCTCGTCGGGCCCGACAACGGCGTCTTGCTCCCCGCCGCCCGTCGGCTCGTCGGCGGTCGGGACGCCGCCCTCGAGACGTACGTCGTCGACGAGACGAGACTCGATCCGGTCGAGCCCGCGGGCGGCTCGTTCGGTCCGAGCGCGACGGCGCTCTCGGCGGACTCCGACGCCGGTGAGAACGAAGGCGGCGGCCGAGAGGGACCGGCCAGCGCCACCTTCCACGGCCGGGACGTCTTCGCGCCCGCCGCCGCCGACGTCCACGAGGCCGGCGTCGACGCGCTGGCCGACCTCGAGTGGCTCGATCCGCTCGACGGCGATCCCGTCGACTGTTCGCTTCCGGAGCCGACGCTCGAGGACGACCGCGCCGTCGGTGAGGTGCTGGTCGTCGACGACTTCGGCAACGTCATCACGAACGTTCCCGGCGACGTCCTCGCCGGCCGCGATCGGATCGTCGCCAACGGCGAGACGGTTCCCGTCGGGGAGACCTTCGCCGCTGTGCCGGTCGGGGAGCGACTCGCGACGGTCGGGAGCCACGGCTACGTCGAATTGGACGTCAATCGGGGGCGCGGCGACGAGGCGTTCGGCCTCGCGGTCGGCGACGAAGTCGTCCTCGAGTCGGCCGGGACGGACCG
- the lonB gene encoding ATP-dependent protease LonB, with protein MSNDTNVDDPPEDATDAGPDEEQGQPRPQDTEPESERQGERSPLEEDGDQRDDVDDGDEFDDPIDEFEPDSSEDDIETVEDLGSEVEVDPGVEIDEDIAEDDLLGGLKIDSTEEIEVPDRLVDQVIGQDEARDIIIKAAKQRRHVMMIGSPGTGKSMLAKAMSQLLPQEDLQDVLVYHNPDDGNEPKVRTVPAGKGEQIIDAHKEEARKRNQMRSILMWIIVAIILAYAILVAGNILLGILAAGIVWLIFRYTNRGSDAMVPNMIVNNGDKRTAPFEDATGAHAGALLGDVRHDPFQSGGMETPSHDRVEPGSIHQANKGVLFVDEINTLDIRTQQKLMTAIQEGEFAITGQSERSSGAMVQTEPVPCDFIMIAAGNLDAMENMHPALRNRIKGYGYEVYMEDTIEDTPEMRRKYARFIAQEVERDGRLPHFTDDAVEEVILEAKRRSGRKNHLTLHFRTLGGLVRVAGDIARSEDREFTTREDVLQAKGRSRSIEQQLADDYIERRKDYELEVADGGVEGRVNGLAVMGEDSGIMLPVMAEIAPAQGGGQVIATGKLKEMAEESVQNVSAIIKKFSDVDLSEKDIHIQFVQAGQQGVDGDSASITVATAVISALEDIPVDQSVAMTGSLSVRGDVLPVGGVTHKIEAAAKAGCSKVIIPKANEQDVMIEDEYEEMIEIIPCSNISEVLDVALMGEPKKDSLVDRLKSITGSAFDGSQGTVGSGSNPSPQ; from the coding sequence ATGAGTAACGATACGAACGTTGACGACCCTCCCGAAGACGCCACCGACGCTGGACCTGACGAGGAGCAGGGCCAGCCGCGGCCCCAGGACACGGAGCCGGAGTCGGAGCGTCAGGGAGAACGGTCGCCGCTCGAGGAGGACGGTGACCAGCGCGACGACGTCGACGACGGGGACGAGTTCGACGATCCGATCGACGAGTTCGAGCCGGATTCGAGCGAGGACGACATCGAAACCGTCGAAGATCTCGGCAGCGAAGTCGAGGTCGATCCGGGCGTCGAAATCGACGAGGATATCGCCGAGGACGATCTGCTCGGCGGTCTCAAAATCGATTCGACGGAGGAAATCGAGGTTCCCGACCGGCTCGTCGACCAGGTCATCGGCCAGGACGAAGCACGCGATATCATCATCAAGGCAGCCAAGCAGCGTCGCCACGTCATGATGATCGGCTCGCCGGGGACCGGCAAGTCGATGCTGGCGAAGGCGATGAGTCAGCTGCTCCCCCAGGAGGATCTCCAGGACGTCTTAGTCTACCACAACCCGGACGACGGCAACGAGCCGAAGGTCCGAACCGTCCCGGCGGGGAAGGGCGAACAGATCATCGACGCCCACAAGGAGGAGGCTCGCAAGCGCAACCAGATGCGCTCGATCCTGATGTGGATCATCGTCGCGATCATCCTCGCGTACGCGATCCTCGTCGCCGGGAACATTCTGCTCGGCATCCTCGCGGCCGGGATCGTCTGGCTGATCTTCCGCTACACCAACCGCGGCAGCGACGCGATGGTGCCCAACATGATCGTCAACAACGGCGACAAGCGCACCGCGCCGTTCGAGGACGCGACCGGCGCCCACGCCGGCGCGCTGCTGGGCGACGTCCGTCACGACCCCTTCCAGTCCGGCGGCATGGAGACGCCGAGCCACGACCGCGTCGAACCCGGCTCGATCCATCAGGCCAACAAGGGCGTGCTGTTCGTCGACGAGATCAACACGCTCGACATCCGCACCCAGCAGAAGCTGATGACCGCGATCCAGGAGGGCGAGTTCGCCATCACGGGCCAGTCCGAGCGCTCCTCGGGCGCGATGGTCCAGACCGAGCCCGTCCCCTGTGACTTCATCATGATCGCGGCCGGCAACCTGGACGCGATGGAGAACATGCACCCCGCGCTCCGGAACCGTATCAAGGGGTACGGGTACGAGGTGTACATGGAGGACACCATCGAGGACACCCCCGAGATGCGGCGCAAGTACGCGCGCTTCATCGCTCAGGAGGTCGAACGCGACGGTCGTCTGCCCCACTTCACCGACGACGCCGTCGAGGAGGTCATCCTCGAGGCCAAGCGTCGCTCGGGTCGGAAGAACCACCTCACGCTGCACTTCCGGACGCTGGGCGGGCTCGTCCGCGTCGCGGGCGACATCGCCCGCTCGGAGGATCGGGAGTTCACCACCCGCGAGGACGTCCTGCAGGCCAAGGGCCGCTCGCGCTCGATCGAGCAACAGCTCGCCGACGACTACATCGAGCGCCGCAAGGACTACGAACTCGAGGTCGCCGACGGCGGCGTCGAGGGACGGGTCAACGGTCTCGCCGTCATGGGCGAGGACTCGGGGATCATGCTCCCGGTCATGGCCGAGATCGCGCCCGCACAGGGCGGCGGTCAGGTGATCGCCACCGGGAAGCTCAAGGAGATGGCCGAGGAGTCGGTCCAGAACGTCTCCGCGATCATCAAGAAGTTCTCCGACGTCGACCTCTCGGAGAAGGACATCCACATCCAGTTCGTCCAGGCCGGCCAACAGGGCGTCGACGGCGACTCCGCCTCCATCACGGTGGCGACCGCCGTCATCAGCGCGCTCGAGGACATCCCGGTCGATCAGTCGGTCGCGATGACCGGCTCGCTGTCGGTCCGGGGCGACGTGCTCCCGGTCGGCGGGGTCACCCACAAGATCGAGGCCGCCGCGAAGGCCGGCTGCTCGAAGGTCATCATCCCGAAGGCCAACGAGCAGGACGTGATGATCGAAGACGAGTACGAGGAGATGATCGAGATCATCCCGTGTTCGAACATCAGCGAAGTGCTCGACGTCGCGCTGATGGGCGAACCCAAGAAGGACTCCCTGGTCGATCGCCTCAAGTCGATCACCGGCTCGGCGTTCGACGGGAGCCAGGGCACCGTCGGCAGCGGCTCCAACCCGAGCCCGCAGTAA
- a CDS encoding 2-amino-3,7-dideoxy-D-threo-hept-6-ulosonate synthase: MTTTGIDARLDRIGTDDSYVIIPMDHGITMGAVQGLKDIEATIDGVTRGGADAVLTQKGIASRVHEHKNDKGYIVHLNGSTTIGPDEQDKRMTGTVEEAVRVGADAVSFHINVGSDHEPDQISQLAEVTEDAQRLGMPVLAMAYARGPGVDSEDPEALGHAVRLAEELGADIVKTGYSGDAESFEHVVESTRLPVVIAGGSKGTDRETIEMVRGVMDAGGAGISMGRSVFQHEDPEAIATAVSGVVHDDLSTDEALEAAGLALQA, encoded by the coding sequence ATGACTACTACAGGTATTGACGCGCGACTCGACAGAATCGGCACAGACGACTCCTACGTGATCATCCCGATGGACCACGGGATCACGATGGGGGCCGTTCAGGGACTGAAAGACATCGAAGCGACCATCGACGGCGTGACCCGGGGCGGCGCGGACGCCGTCCTCACCCAGAAGGGGATCGCCTCCCGCGTCCACGAGCACAAAAACGACAAAGGGTACATCGTCCACCTCAACGGCTCGACGACGATCGGTCCCGACGAGCAAGACAAACGGATGACCGGTACCGTCGAGGAGGCCGTCCGCGTCGGCGCCGACGCCGTCTCCTTCCACATCAACGTCGGCTCCGATCACGAACCCGACCAGATCTCCCAGCTCGCGGAGGTCACCGAAGACGCCCAGCGCCTCGGCATGCCGGTCCTCGCGATGGCCTACGCCCGCGGTCCGGGCGTCGACTCCGAGGATCCCGAGGCGCTCGGCCACGCCGTCCGCCTCGCCGAGGAACTCGGCGCCGACATCGTCAAAACGGGCTACAGCGGCGACGCCGAGAGCTTCGAACACGTCGTCGAATCGACGCGGCTGCCGGTCGTCATCGCCGGCGGCTCGAAGGGCACCGACCGCGAAACGATCGAGATGGTCCGGGGCGTCATGGACGCCGGCGGCGCCGGCATCTCGATGGGGCGCTCGGTCTTCCAGCACGAGGATCCCGAAGCCATCGCGACCGCCGTCTCCGGCGTCGTCCACGACGATCTGTCGACCGACGAAGCGCTGGAAGCGGCCGGGCTGGCGCTTCAGGCCTGA
- the trpA gene encoding tryptophan synthase subunit alpha, with the protein MTDDSNAAPESDIETAIRENDPALITYITAGDPSLEDTKRYVEALDRGGSDLIELGLPFSEPVAEGATIQAAINRALDAGTTPEGFFELVDDLETEAPLLVMTYYNMILQYGSEPDVRPFVERAAEAGLSGIIVPDLPAEEADPLREACDDHGLDLVFIVAPTTEGERLETIMSQVSGFAYVQARLGTTGARADVSTATHESLERLSEYDVPKAVGFGVSEGDHAAEIVEAGADGVIVGSALIDIVAGSDDPAADLEAKAEELKRGAVRGAESLTVDTEDTPEPEQP; encoded by the coding sequence ATGACCGACGATTCGAACGCCGCCCCAGAAAGCGACATCGAGACCGCCATCCGCGAGAACGACCCCGCGCTCATCACCTACATCACCGCGGGCGATCCCTCGCTCGAGGACACCAAGCGATACGTCGAGGCCCTCGATCGGGGCGGCTCGGACCTGATCGAACTCGGCCTGCCGTTCTCGGAACCGGTCGCCGAGGGCGCGACGATCCAGGCCGCGATCAACCGGGCGCTCGACGCGGGGACGACCCCCGAAGGCTTCTTCGAGCTGGTCGACGACCTCGAGACCGAGGCGCCGCTGCTGGTGATGACATATTACAACATGATCCTGCAATACGGATCCGAGCCCGACGTTCGGCCGTTCGTCGAGCGCGCGGCCGAGGCCGGCCTCTCGGGGATCATCGTCCCCGACCTCCCCGCCGAGGAGGCCGACCCGCTGCGCGAGGCCTGCGACGATCACGGCCTCGATCTGGTCTTCATCGTCGCGCCGACGACCGAAGGCGAGCGCCTCGAGACGATCATGTCGCAGGTCTCGGGCTTCGCCTACGTCCAGGCCCGCCTCGGGACGACGGGCGCCCGCGCGGACGTCTCGACGGCGACCCACGAGAGCTTGGAACGCCTCTCGGAGTACGACGTCCCCAAGGCGGTCGGCTTCGGCGTCAGCGAGGGCGATCACGCGGCCGAGATCGTCGAGGCCGGCGCCGACGGCGTCATCGTCGGCAGCGCGCTGATAGACATCGTCGCCGGCAGCGACGATCCGGCGGCCGACCTCGAGGCCAAAGCCGAGGAACTCAAACGCGGCGCGGTTCGAGGAGCGGAGTCTCTCACGGTCGATACGGAAGATACACCGGAACCAGAACAGCCATAA
- a CDS encoding MGMT family protein translates to MEDVTDAGIYARESSYLDRHVQLGAASGRVLSVTFPERPDDDAEADHPVLDRIFEYLDGLEEIIFDDVQVALTVPTDQRAVLESVREIPYGDQVTVDTLARMTSGLDHEDEDDVILVRTALDQNPAPILIPDHRVRDGPSAAPPAVEQKLRSLEEL, encoded by the coding sequence ATGGAGGACGTCACGGACGCCGGAATCTACGCGCGGGAATCGTCGTACCTCGATCGACACGTCCAGCTCGGGGCCGCCAGCGGGCGCGTGCTGAGCGTCACGTTTCCCGAGCGACCCGACGACGACGCCGAGGCGGACCACCCCGTGCTCGACCGCATCTTCGAGTACCTCGACGGACTCGAGGAGATCATCTTCGACGACGTGCAGGTCGCCCTGACGGTGCCGACCGACCAGCGGGCCGTCCTCGAATCGGTCCGGGAGATTCCCTACGGCGATCAGGTCACCGTCGACACGCTCGCGCGGATGACCTCCGGACTCGACCACGAGGACGAGGACGACGTCATCCTCGTCCGAACCGCCCTGGACCAGAATCCGGCGCCGATCCTTATTCCGGACCATCGCGTGCGCGACGGGCCCAGCGCCGCGCCCCCGGCCGTCGAACAGAAGTTGCGCTCGCTCGAGGAACTGTAG
- a CDS encoding NRAMP family divalent metal transporter, giving the protein MASETYEVGGVQATVADLLETYGLGVLFAANVFGAGSVYILADTGANFAFALLWVLPLAFLIDIALHDMSARLAVSREPLTDYVVDSLPGLSGRALIVTMAAMSALWSISNYAIAGAALAWLVPGLDNVLIGILVAAGVGVALVQLRVYERIEGAIAAMVITVFASYGLLLVGLDIPVGDVAAGLVPALVSDIGYLTAVIALLGTTVYWPNFFIQSSMGPTKEWTDVNAYRRDNAAGIMTTLTIGAFVMIVSAITLTEGTMTLTGPGEPLAATLGQGALYVFLIAALLASFSSATGTLFGAGYMVPQALGHHTVFGDARFRATVVGLIVCSALAAFWLLVNTGLTPVRMAIIMPAINGLIALPVTVLGLIGAVNRYGDVSRKENVAFALVALVLLVGSALTAESLATTLAGWL; this is encoded by the coding sequence ATGGCGAGTGAAACGTACGAGGTCGGCGGCGTGCAGGCGACGGTCGCCGATCTACTGGAAACGTACGGGCTCGGCGTGCTGTTCGCCGCGAACGTCTTCGGCGCGGGTTCGGTCTACATCCTGGCCGACACCGGCGCGAACTTCGCGTTCGCGCTGCTGTGGGTGCTCCCGCTGGCCTTTCTCATCGACATCGCGCTCCACGACATGTCGGCCCGGCTGGCGGTCTCCCGGGAACCGCTGACCGACTACGTCGTCGACTCCCTGCCCGGCCTCAGCGGCCGCGCCCTCATCGTCACGATGGCCGCGATGAGCGCCCTCTGGTCGATCTCGAACTACGCGATCGCCGGCGCTGCGCTGGCGTGGCTCGTCCCGGGACTGGACAACGTCCTCATCGGGATCCTGGTGGCGGCCGGCGTCGGCGTCGCGCTGGTGCAACTGCGGGTCTACGAGCGCATCGAGGGCGCGATCGCCGCGATGGTGATCACCGTCTTCGCCTCGTACGGCCTCCTGCTGGTCGGACTCGACATCCCCGTCGGCGACGTCGCCGCCGGACTCGTTCCGGCGCTGGTCAGCGATATCGGCTACCTCACGGCCGTCATCGCGCTGCTCGGAACGACGGTCTACTGGCCGAACTTCTTCATCCAGTCGAGCATGGGCCCGACCAAGGAGTGGACCGACGTCAACGCCTACCGGCGGGACAACGCCGCCGGGATCATGACGACGCTCACGATCGGCGCGTTCGTGATGATCGTCTCGGCGATCACGCTGACCGAAGGGACGATGACGCTCACCGGTCCCGGCGAACCGCTGGCGGCCACGCTCGGCCAGGGCGCGCTCTACGTCTTCCTGATCGCGGCGCTGTTGGCCAGCTTCAGTTCGGCGACCGGGACGCTGTTCGGCGCCGGCTACATGGTCCCGCAGGCGCTCGGCCACCACACCGTCTTCGGCGACGCGCGCTTTCGCGCGACCGTCGTCGGCCTCATCGTCTGCTCGGCGCTGGCCGCGTTCTGGCTGCTCGTCAACACCGGTCTCACCCCCGTCAGAATGGCGATCATCATGCCCGCGATCAACGGGCTGATCGCCCTGCCGGTCACCGTCCTCGGACTCATCGGCGCCGTCAACCGATACGGCGACGTCTCGAGGAAAGAGAACGTCGCCTTCGCGCTCGTCGCGCTCGTCCTGCTGGTCGGCAGCGCCCTGACGGCCGAGTCGCTCGCGACGACCCTCGCCGGCTGGCTCTAG
- the trpC gene encoding indole-3-glycerol phosphate synthase translates to METDTDLAPAVESILEAARERPGGDEVVDVDARSLPDAVARAEADGRVPVIAEVKPTSPTADGTRDDDPVELAEAMVAGGATAISVLTEPSHFGGSAESLTRIREAVDVPVLRKDFLLREAQLDAVAADLLLLIVRFLEPETLEDLVAAARERGFQPLVEVHDRAELETALEAGAEIIGVNNRDLARLEVDLETFESVAPHARRVTRHDGANGDTASTAPDDVTLIAESGVSSPADVRRMRAAGADALLVGSAIMDHGAGDSDVTENTRRLVEAEDDET, encoded by the coding sequence ATGGAGACTGATACGGATCTCGCACCGGCGGTCGAGTCGATCCTCGAGGCCGCCCGGGAGCGCCCCGGAGGCGACGAGGTCGTCGACGTCGACGCGCGGTCGCTGCCCGACGCCGTCGCGCGGGCCGAGGCCGACGGCCGCGTTCCGGTGATCGCCGAGGTAAAGCCGACGAGCCCCACCGCCGACGGAACTCGCGACGACGACCCCGTCGAACTGGCGGAGGCGATGGTCGCGGGCGGCGCGACGGCGATCTCGGTGCTCACCGAGCCGAGCCACTTCGGCGGATCCGCCGAGTCGCTGACCCGGATCCGCGAGGCCGTCGACGTCCCCGTCCTCCGGAAGGACTTCCTCCTCCGCGAGGCGCAGTTGGACGCCGTCGCGGCCGATCTCCTGTTGCTGATCGTCCGCTTCCTCGAGCCCGAGACGCTCGAGGACCTCGTGGCCGCGGCCCGCGAACGCGGCTTCCAGCCGCTCGTCGAGGTCCACGACCGGGCGGAACTCGAGACCGCCCTCGAGGCGGGCGCCGAGATTATCGGCGTCAACAACCGGGATCTGGCGCGACTCGAGGTCGACCTCGAAACCTTCGAGTCGGTGGCGCCCCACGCGAGACGTGTGACACGTCACGATGGAGCGAACGGCGACACCGCGAGCACCGCTCCGGACGACGTGACGCTGATCGCCGAGAGCGGCGTGTCCTCGCCCGCGGACGTCCGCCGGATGCGCGCGGCGGGTGCCGACGCCCTGCTGGTCGGCAGCGCCATCATGGACCACGGCGCGGGCGACAGCGACGTCACCGAGAACACCCGGCGATTGGTCGAGGCGGAGGACGACGAGACATGA
- the trpB gene encoding tryptophan synthase subunit beta, with the protein MSTSDPEHNRERDSEATFGDYGGQYVPEALMPALQELEDAYERYVLENEDGFMDEFRERMRDFGGRPTPLQRADRLSERYDREIYLKREDLVHGGAHKLNNALGQVLLSKYMGKERVIAETGAGQHGTATAMAAAHLDMPCEIYMGRTDVNRQRPNVYRMRMNGAEVNPVEAGSGTLKEAINETFRDWATTVETTHYVIGSVVGPHPFPKLVRDFQAVIGREAREQIREKAGRLPDSVVACAGGGSNTMGTFHEFVPDDDVALYAVEAGGSSLGVDEEEGVAPNSATLSTGTDGVLHGAMTKLLQSEEGQIVESHSVSAGLDYAGVGPELANLVETDRVTPVNVDDDAALNGFHRLSNLEGIIPALESSHALGYLEESHDELGDLVVVNVSGRGDKDLETVLEETEKRDLEAAPDVEVFDG; encoded by the coding sequence ATGAGCACGAGCGATCCCGAACACAACCGCGAGCGCGACAGCGAGGCCACGTTCGGCGACTACGGCGGCCAGTACGTCCCCGAGGCCCTGATGCCGGCGCTGCAGGAACTCGAGGACGCCTACGAGCGCTACGTCCTCGAAAACGAGGACGGCTTCATGGACGAGTTCCGCGAGCGGATGCGCGATTTCGGCGGGCGACCGACGCCGCTCCAGCGCGCGGACCGACTCAGCGAGCGCTACGACCGCGAGATCTACCTCAAGCGCGAGGATCTGGTCCACGGCGGCGCCCACAAGCTGAATAATGCACTCGGACAGGTATTGCTCTCCAAGTATATGGGCAAGGAACGAGTCATCGCCGAGACCGGCGCCGGCCAGCACGGCACCGCGACGGCGATGGCCGCGGCCCACCTCGACATGCCCTGCGAGATCTACATGGGCCGGACGGACGTCAACCGCCAGCGGCCGAACGTCTACCGGATGCGGATGAACGGGGCCGAGGTAAACCCCGTCGAAGCCGGCAGCGGGACGTTGAAGGAAGCGATCAACGAGACGTTCCGCGACTGGGCGACCACCGTCGAGACGACCCACTACGTGATCGGTAGCGTGGTCGGTCCGCACCCGTTCCCGAAACTGGTCCGGGACTTCCAGGCCGTCATCGGCCGCGAGGCCCGCGAGCAGATCCGAGAGAAGGCCGGCCGCCTGCCCGACAGCGTCGTCGCCTGCGCCGGCGGCGGCTCGAACACGATGGGGACCTTCCACGAGTTCGTTCCGGATGACGACGTGGCCCTCTATGCGGTCGAGGCCGGCGGCTCGAGCCTCGGGGTCGACGAGGAAGAAGGCGTCGCGCCGAACTCCGCGACGCTCTCGACGGGGACCGACGGCGTCCTCCACGGCGCGATGACCAAGCTACTCCAGAGCGAGGAGGGTCAGATCGTGGAGTCCCACAGCGTCAGCGCGGGACTGGACTACGCGGGCGTCGGCCCGGAACTCGCCAACCTCGTCGAGACGGACCGCGTGACCCCGGTCAACGTCGACGACGACGCCGCGCTCAACGGCTTCCACCGGCTGTCGAACCTCGAGGGGATCATCCCGGCGCTGGAGTCGAGTCACGCGCTCGGCTACCTCGAGGAATCGCACGACGAGCTGGGCGATCTCGTCGTCGTCAACGTCTCGGGCCGCGGCGACAAGGACTTAGAGACGGTCCTCGAGGAGACCGAGAAACGCGATCTCGAGGCGGCACCGGACGTGGAGGTGTTCGACGGATGA
- a CDS encoding CPBP family intramembrane glutamic endopeptidase has protein sequence MAQWATFAGVTGVVLVLLLVLSHLTQSAFSDDDSTASDGADTASPQSASASSARDDSPEFDSESDRRDSHDPAAPADGEAGGADSSAGADADTDAETAAESESDATADRDGRSAAPDRPTTANDPTTSERAVGPQRTESPSDPARITEPGAHSDGRPQQELDPRSLSAGELLANVALSQGLFASVLLGAVLYTGIPVGALGIEFSTAFLRQGLVLGTAAGLVLYAANEIGAAAATHIGFDHDERLRTLLAPDTTWEWLVLLAFVLPLIAGFEELLFRAALIGALSTGFGVDPWLLAIVSSIAFALGHGMQGSVGILVTGLLGFVLAAVFVVTGSFLVVFVAHYLINALEFVVHEGLEFDWAETLES, from the coding sequence ATGGCCCAGTGGGCGACGTTCGCGGGCGTTACGGGCGTCGTCCTCGTTTTGCTGCTCGTTCTCTCACACCTGACACAGAGCGCGTTTTCCGACGACGATTCGACCGCCAGCGACGGCGCCGATACTGCGTCCCCGCAGTCCGCGTCCGCCTCGAGCGCTCGAGACGACAGCCCCGAGTTCGACTCGGAGAGCGATCGTCGCGATTCACACGACCCGGCCGCGCCCGCCGACGGCGAGGCGGGGGGCGCCGACTCGAGTGCGGGTGCGGATGCAGATACGGACGCGGAGACTGCGGCCGAATCGGAGTCCGATGCGACGGCCGATCGCGACGGCCGTTCTGCGGCCCCTGACCGTCCGACCACCGCGAACGATCCGACGACTTCGGAGCGGGCGGTCGGGCCGCAACGGACGGAGTCGCCGTCCGACCCCGCGAGAATAACCGAGCCCGGTGCGCACTCCGACGGACGGCCGCAACAGGAACTCGATCCGCGGTCGCTGTCCGCGGGGGAACTCCTGGCGAACGTCGCGCTCTCGCAGGGGCTGTTCGCGAGCGTCCTCCTCGGGGCGGTCCTCTACACCGGGATCCCCGTCGGCGCGCTGGGGATCGAGTTCTCGACGGCGTTCCTCCGACAGGGCCTCGTACTGGGGACGGCGGCCGGACTCGTCCTCTACGCGGCCAACGAGATCGGCGCCGCGGCGGCGACGCACATCGGGTTCGACCACGACGAACGGCTGCGGACGCTGCTGGCGCCCGACACGACCTGGGAGTGGCTGGTGCTGCTGGCGTTCGTGCTCCCGCTGATCGCCGGCTTCGAGGAACTGCTGTTCCGGGCGGCGCTGATCGGCGCGCTCTCGACCGGCTTCGGCGTCGATCCGTGGCTGCTGGCGATCGTCTCCTCGATCGCGTTCGCCCTCGGCCACGGGATGCAGGGGTCGGTCGGCATCCTCGTCACCGGGCTGCTCGGGTTCGTCCTCGCGGCGGTCTTCGTCGTCACCGGGAGCTTTCTGGTCGTCTTCGTCGCCCACTACCTGATCAACGCCCTCGAGTTCGTCGTCCACGAGGGCCTCGAGTTCGACTGGGCCGAGACCCTCGAAAGCTAA